One Oncorhynchus keta strain PuntledgeMale-10-30-2019 chromosome 11, Oket_V2, whole genome shotgun sequence DNA window includes the following coding sequences:
- the LOC118362006 gene encoding mucin-2-like, whose amino-acid sequence MEGLYLPMFLSPTPAQGALLYASADQPLEITVRAQATQSTVSELLVSGPSSITENSTVPGEYLLRWTPTEDEEGGYYPVCFIAQGVNDSFTYHSELRCLIVRVGNTSAIRTTEEPTTSPPLTINLTTTEEPTTSPPLTTNLTTTQISPALPNTTQTTTELTTTPTNVSTYAPTTTTASTTLSTHPTTDLTTHIVDGTTTSSGPRYVAVLRIKLSSLIPLTDDYIRNVVLQQLREELIRQGLPGDFALRLRDTHGISS is encoded by the exons ATGGAGGGGTTGTACCTACCCATGTTCCTGTCTCCAACACCAGCCCAGGGTGCACTGCTCTACGCCTCTGCAGACCAACCCCTGGAAATCACTGTCAGAGCACAGGCTACCCAGTCCAC GGTTTCAGAGCTGTTGGTGAGCGGACCTTCCAGTATCACAGAGAACTCCACTGTCCCAGGAGAGTACCTTCTAAGATGGACGCCCactgaggatgaggagggagggtacTATCCTGTGTGCTTCATCGCTCAGGGAGTGAACGACAG TTTCACGTATCACTCTGAGCTGCGCTGTCTGATCGTCAGGGTTGGAAACACAAGTG CCATCAGAACCACAGAGGAACCAACAACCTCCCCTCCTCTGACAATAAACCTCACGACCACAGAGGAACCaacaacctctcctcctctaacaacAAACCTCACGACCACACAGATTTCACCTGCACTTCCAAATACCACCCAAACAACTACTGAACTCACAACCACACCCACAAATGTCAGTACGTACGCACCCACAACTACCACGGCATCCACAACTTTAAGTACACACCCAACCACCGATCTCACAACCCATATTGTGGACGGTACAACAACGAGCAGTGGGCCTA GATACGTTGCTGTACTGAGGATAAAACTGTCCTCTCTGATCCCACTGACAGATGATTACATCAGAAACGTGGTTTTACAGCAG CTCCGTGAGGAACTGATCAGACAAGGGCTGCCAGGGGACTTCGCGCTACGCCTGAGAGACACTCATGGGATCAGTTCCTGA